The DNA region GATGATTTCGTCGTGTGCAATCATTTGCGATTCTGCATGCTGTTGTTTTCAAACaaagtttttttttcaaaaagaagaaaaggaattGCAAGCAGCAATGTGGAGCTCCTGTGGCTGACAGCAATggtctgtgtgtgtgtgtgcagcTGGGCGCGGAGTTCGTGGGCACGTTCATCCTCATCTTCTTCGCGACGGCGGCGCCGATCGTGAACCAGAAGTACGGCGGCGCGATCAGCCCGTTCGGGAACGCGGCGTGCGCGGGGCTCGCCGTGACCATCATCATCCTGTCGACGGGCCACATCTCCGGGGCGCACCTCAACCCGTCCCTCACCATCGCCTTCGCCGCGCTGCGCCACTTCCCCTGGCTCCAGGTGCCCGCCTACGTGTCCGTCCAGGTGCTGGGCTCCATCTGCGCCAGCTTCGCGCTCAAGGGCGTCTTCCACCCCTTCCTCTCCGGCGGGGTCACCGTGCCCGACGTCACCATTTCCACCGCCCAGGCATTCTTCACCGAGTTCATCATCACCTTCAACCTCCTCTTCGTCGTCACCGCCGTTGCCACCGACACCCGCGCCGTGCGTTCAACTTACACCATCGATATATGGAGCATTTCGCTTCCAGATCGATGCATGCTCGGTACCGATCGATCGATTCGTCGGCCCTGATGGATGATTTCCCTCCGTTGTTGCAGGTGGGTGAGCTCGCCGGGATCGCGGTCGGAGCGGCCGTGACGCTGAACATCCTCGTGGCCGGGTAAGTCGATCATCTCGTAGATAGCAAGTGACGTGTCATTATTCATGGTCGAGCTGAAAAAAGAATGGACGCGCGTGCACACAGGCCGACGACGGGCGGGTCGATGAACCCGGTGAGGACGCTggggccggcggtggcggcggggaaCTACCGGCAGCTGTGGATCTACCTGCTGGCGCCGACGCTCGGCGCGGTGGCGGGCGCCGGCGTGTACACGGCGGTGAAGCTCCGGGACGAGAACGGCGAGACCCCGCGCGCGCAGCGCAGCTTCCGCCGCTGACGAGACGCGCACGCCCGGACGCGATCGGGCGCCGTCCGCCCGTGTCGCGGTCCCCCCCTCCACCACGTACTTGCGGCCACGCATGTCGGGGTCCGTGGTACGTTCTGTTCCGTGTCGGTGTCCGTGTGTGACAATAAGCCCCGGCCGTTTTCGCTTCGTCCAGGACGGCCGGGCGCACGTCCTGTGTGCCTTGTGTGTGGTCCGTGTGTCGTGGAATACTCCGAGTCTTTGAACAATCTCTCGGGTTTGATTTGATGCGGTCGCTGATCGTGTCGGAATAAAAGCCACGCCGATGCGCCGGCTGACGGGCATCTGGATGTGTGATAAATTTGTGCGAAGACCTGCTGAGGAGCAACCAAATTGATGCATAATTTGTCTTGTTTGCTTTCCGCGTCATCCTCCTTGCTGTTTGGGACAGTTCCTTATTTGTCTTTCAGGTCTTAGACCTCAAACTATTTGCGTTCAACAATGTAAGGTAGAGAGAAACTAATCTTCAAACTATGTACATTCAACAATGGAAGGTAGAGAGAAATTATTCTGCAGAAAGATAGTAGCAGCAGACCCTGAAGAAGAACTGCTGAAAAATGTACAAATTATCTAAGAGGAACCTCAATACAACCATTTTTGCACGCCAGCTCAacacccctccccccccccccccccccccccccacacacacactgaGGTGGAACCAACAAGCAGTAAATATAAAAGTTGCTCTGACCATTTCTCGGTCTGTGTATTCCCTCTCTCAAAGCTTTAATTAGATGTGTCATAAGCTAGCGGTGAAATAAGAGCCAACGCAGTAACTTTTGCAATTCTTCTCTCCTCCACCTAAGCAGAAGCTAGCGATGCCGTCGTCTGTTGGAGGAGGCCTTAGATGCAGCACGTTTTTTACAACACTACTATAAGAAAACACAAGTGGAGATCTGCAAGCCCAAATATGGTTATTCCATTTTAGGCAACTTTGTTCTTCGCATCTTCTGAAATTAAGTTGAACCGACAATGTGCCTCAAAATAAATTTTGGGTCAGCATCATAAATGGATTCGGATGAATGCATCTTTCACATATGGATATAGTTGATTTATTGATGCATAAATGGAagtcaacatcaccaagatcGCAAACTGGTCTTAATCGAAGAGGTTAGATTGTTTAGAATTTGCGGTTTATGTGCCTGCCACAAACTTTTTTTTATGGTCCTGCCATGAACTTTTAGGTAACATAATATTTAGTATTTGCTTTCTCCCATCCAAAGACTTCTACTCTTTCTTTTATGTTAAGAACAAAAAGACTTGTCCACGGATACTTTGTTTGGATTCACGCCTTAATTTCATCCTCACCCTGCGTTTACTTGGCGGATTTGGTCATTTGTATAgcgcgcgctctctctctctctctctctctgggtTCATGTGACTGCGTTTAATGGGCCTGATTTTACGATGCACGGCGGATCTGGGCCTTCGCTGCACGGAAAGTGCGATTTCGCGGGCCGCCCGGCTGCTCTCAAGACACCGGCAGCATGAATGAAATCAGCCCAACCCGCTACCCCGCGGATGCAACGAAACCAGCTCCACGGATTTGCCGGTCACCACTCACCAGCCCGCGTCCCCCTCGGTGGTAAAGCTTTTCCGCTGAGACTCCGAGTCCGAGCGAGAGGGCACCGGCCGATTGCCAGGGAAACTGATCAGGTACCACCTCACCTGGCTGACGGAGACACGACAGGCACGGGCAGCCTCGCGTCTGCGTTTGCCAGCTCGTAGTTCTCCTTCATCCCTTCCGAGCCCCGACGATCGCACGTGCCCTGCAGGCCTGCGCTGCACGTTTCGTTCGCGATTGCCTGCCAGCCCACAGCTCAGCTAGTCAGCTACAGCCTACGGAATCTTCCACGTACGGACAGCAAAAATCCGGCCCAGCACCCACGAAGACGACACCGCCGGCGCCAGGCGCCATGCTGACTAGTAGCCCGACTTTACTGACGTAGGATGAATGAATCATGCAGCCACTTGTAGAGTTGTACCCTGCTGAACCCGGACCGGATCGGACCATCATCAGGCGCCGTCCCCTCCACCTCGATCTCCTTTCTTTCGTCCGTAGAGTAACGTGCAAGGCTCGGAGCACTCGAGCTGGCGGCGGACCGAGAGGGCCATGCGTGCCTGGCTGAGCTTCGGCACACCTCCCGGCGATGACTTCCCAAGGCCGCGCGACGCGAAGACATGGCGAGGACCTGCTCGTGAGTTGTGACACGGGAATTTTTGGCAGGAATCTTGCAGGAACTGTATCATACCACCACTCATTTTGTAGCCTAGCCAGCGGCTGGGGACAGTGACGTGCCACGGCACGTAACGGGAACCTAGTGTCGTCTTCGATGGAACAGTGCGTGACCACGTGCTCGCCCCTCTCATCGGCTCGGGCTCTTTTGGCCTCCCTTGATGCTCCCGGGCCGGCCGGTCAGAGCAGCGGTGGAGTGGCCGGGCCTCGCCTTTCCCACGCGTCCCTGTCTGCTAGCATTCATTTATTGTGACTTGGCACCTCCTAGCTTCAGGATTCCCGTACGCTAGGGCCGCTGGCATGTGCCGGCCTGCGCGCCGCCGATCATTATTTCTACGCACCTGCTATCGCTAGCGCGACGGCTGAGAATTGACAGTGCCACGAGCGGATTTTCAATTGACTGCCGATGGGGTTAGAATTGATTTAGGGACTGTTTAGTTCACTTTGCATTTTTGCAAAATTTTACTGTAGCaaaagaatcttgctaatttgaagtactaaatgaagtctatttgcaaaactttttacatggatgggttgtaaatcacgagacgaatctaatgatgctaattaatccataattaagcaataattagcggatagttactgtagcatcactgttgcaaatatggattaagtaggctcattagattcgtctcgcgatttacaacccatccatgcaaaaagttttgcaaatagacttcatttagtgcttcaaattagcaagatttctTTGCTACAGTAAAATTTTGCAAAAATGCAAAGTGAACTAAACAGACCCTTAGCTCCAAGGTGGGGGCAAAGGCAAAAGGAAGGATGGCCAAAGGTGTACGGTCGCTGCTGATGTCTTCGACTCTTCGGAATAGCGGCGAcgagggagcggcggcggcggcgagagagACTAGTGTGACTGTGATGTGCATATGGTTTCTGAACAAACATTGCCGTACCAAATCTTTGGCGTGTCACGATTTCTCATGCAGCCGAATCTATCATTGCCTCATTGCTTCGCCAAACTTTTTACCTGAGGCGTGAAAAGGTAATTTTTAGGCACACCTTATTCACGGTTTCACAAAGAAAAAAAGATGTGGCAATGTGTGGAGACGAACCAGACAGATCTAATAAGCTGTGGCGGCCCATCAAGAGAAGATCAAGAGATGCTGGGGACATCCGAGTTATTAGAGATTAGAGACCAGACGGCCGTGAAAAAAAGCTAAGGGAGTATTTGGATAAGAATGCGCAATATATACTAGGGGGTGTTTAGATCGCAAATgtttataacatttggaactttttgctactgtagcgttttcgtttgtatttgacaaattttatctaatcatagtctaactaggcttaaaagattcgtctcgtgatgtacaattaaactgtgcaattagttattttttttacatatatttactgctccatgcatgtgtcccaaaattaatgtgatggagagagagtgtaaaaatttggaactTTGAAGTGATCTAAACGGGCCCTAGTCCCACCCAAGGTTTTACTGCAACGACGGGGAATTAATGCTTCAACCGCATACTCCTACAGAAGAACAAGTTACCAATCATGTAAGCATGGTATGCATTATGGCAGTCAGAGCCAGACAGGGGTAATAAGGTACGCCACATTTACGCTCCAGTTAACGTTGTACTTGCACGCTGTAAAGCCCGTGCACGGTGCGTGCTTTTTCTCCGCAGCTCTCCTCCTCTGTGTGTGTTCCCGTGGCGCCGCCCTCCTGCTGTCTGTACCCCGTGGTCCTACAGGGCCCCTGGGCCCTGGGTCCGGCCCATCCACGATACTACCTACCCCATCTTCCTCTTCGATCTCTTCCTGGCTCCACGCCAATGTCTCACGGGGCCACCACGTCTCTTGCGCTGCACTCAATAAATTTTGCT from Panicum hallii strain FIL2 chromosome 9, PHallii_v3.1, whole genome shotgun sequence includes:
- the LOC112873905 gene encoding aquaporin NIP3-1; protein product: MEPAGSTPPNGSAPATPGTPAPLFSGGPRVDSLSYERKSMPRCRCLPAVEGWGVATHTCVVEIPAPDVSLTRKLGAEFVGTFILIFFATAAPIVNQKYGGAISPFGNAACAGLAVTIIILSTGHISGAHLNPSLTIAFAALRHFPWLQVPAYVSVQVLGSICASFALKGVFHPFLSGGVTVPDVTISTAQAFFTEFIITFNLLFVVTAVATDTRAVGELAGIAVGAAVTLNILVAGPTTGGSMNPVRTLGPAVAAGNYRQLWIYLLAPTLGAVAGAGVYTAVKLRDENGETPRAQRSFRR